One window of the Dendropsophus ebraccatus isolate aDenEbr1 chromosome 12, aDenEbr1.pat, whole genome shotgun sequence genome contains the following:
- the MRTO4 gene encoding mRNA turnover protein 4 homolog — protein sequence MPKSKRDKKVSLTKTAKKGLQVKQSLIEELRKCVDTYKYVFVLSVENMRNNKLKDVRNAWKHSRLFFGKNKVMTVALGKDPCDEYKDNLHKLCKCLKGEVGILFTNRTEKEVKEWFDQFKETDFARAGNKATYGVVLDEGPLEQFTHSMEPQLRQLGLPTALKKGVVTLLSDYEVCKEGDTLTPEQARILKLFGYQMAEFKVSIRSMWVAETGEFQQFTQEDEKSEDEMEEEEEAE from the exons ATGCCGAAATCCAAGCGCGACAAGAAGG TGTCCCTGACCAAGACCGCCAAGAAGGGGCTGCAGGTGAAGCAGAgcctgatagaggag CTGCGGAAATGTGTGGACACCTACAAGTATGTGTTTGTTCTGTCCGTGGAGAACATGAGGAACAACAAGCTGAAGGACGTCCGCAACGCCTGGAAACACAGCCG GTTATTCTTCGGGAAGAACAAGGTGATGACTGTGGCTCTGGGGAAGGACCCGTGCGATGAGTATAAGGATAATCTCCACAAG TTGTGCaaatgtcttaaaggagaagtcgggatCCTGTTCACCAATCGCACAGAGAAAGAAGTGAAAGA ATGGTTCGATCAGTTCAAGGAAACTGACTTTGCCCGGGCCGGGAACAAGGCCACCTATGGGGTGGTCCTAGACGAGGGACCCCTGGAGCAGTTCACACACTCCATGGAGCCGCAGTTACGGCAGCTGGGTCTGCCCACCGCTCTGAAGAAAG GGGTGGTGACCCTCCTGTCAGATTATGAGGTGTGTAAAGAGGGCGACACCCTGACCCCGGAGCAGGCGCGGATCCTG AAACTCTTTGGGTATCAGATGGCCGAGTTTAAGGTGTCCATAAGATCCATGTGGGTGGCCGAGACCGGAGAGTTCCAgcagtttacacaggaagatgagaAGAGCGAAGACgagatggaggaagaggaggaagcagaATAA